From a single Nicotiana tomentosiformis chromosome 2, ASM39032v3, whole genome shotgun sequence genomic region:
- the LOC138905224 gene encoding uncharacterized protein: MPPKTTATQKGQSVAELRRARVDRFLTLRQGNISVREYSLQLDLLARYAPTIVSKMEDRVHRFVMGLEPHLLNDCTSISLQPDMDISHIQAYAQGVEERKQKQRADCEHDRAQNKRARSSGPFGEFRGGQRPQYPSYPAQTSASVLPQFGGKRFDLSTYSGPGQNFSVSGSQYKGESSQMRPPLP; encoded by the exons ATGCCTCCAAAGACTACAGCCACCCAGAAGGGACAGTCCGTGGCTG agcttagacgggccagagttgataggtttttgacccttcggcagggtaacatTAGTGTTCGAGAATACAGTCTTCAGCTTGATttgttggctaggtatgctcccactattgtatctaagatggaggatcgagtTCACCGGTTTGTGATGGGATTAGAGCCACACTTGCTTAACGATTGTACGTCGATCTCACTTCAACCAGACAtggatatttctcatattcaggcatacgctcagggtgtagaagagcgtaagcagaagcagagggccgattGTGAACATGATAGGGCCCAGAATAAGAGAGCAAGGTCTTCGGGTCCttttggtgagtttcgaggtggtcaaagACCACAATACCCGAGTTATCCAGCCCAGACATCGGCTAGCGTGCTCCCTCAGTTTGGcggtaagagatttgatctctccacatattcagggcctggCCAGAATTTCAGCGTCTCAGGTTCTCAGTATaagggtgagtcaagtcagatgaggccgcctTTGCcatga